Below is a window of Streptomyces sp. WMMB303 DNA.
AGTGAGTAGCGCTCCAGGAGGGCCGCGCCTTCCTGCGCGAGCGGGCCGTAGAGGTCGCCGGCGCCGCGCTGGATCTGCTCGGTGGCGCGGACGACGGACTTGCGGCGGTCGTGCGGGTCCGGCTCGCGGGTGAGGTAGCCGAGCCGGGCCAGCCGGTCGAGCATCGCGGTGACGCTGCCGGTGGTCAGACCGAGCGCGGTGCCCAACTGGCTGGGGGTGGCGCTGTCACGCTGGGTGAGGACGTCGAGGCAGTGCAGGTCGGTGCGGTTGATGCCGAGCCGGTCGGCGGCGGCGGCGTCCACGGCGTCGGTGGCGCCCTGCAGGGCGCGGACCTCGGCGCCGAGCTGCTGCCGCAGCTCCTTCTCCTTCGGTTCGTGCGGCACGGGACCCTGTTCACTTGACATACAAGTATCTCGACTCTCAAACTAAAGGCCGTCCGATTACCTTGACTCCCAAGATAACCGGTTCCCAAGGTATTCCACCATCGGGTTGTTGCCCGGGTTCCCGAAAGGAACACTGCGATGAGCAACCAGCACACGGAGCACACACCGGACCACACAGAAGAGCAGGTCGAGCAGGTCGAAGCCTTCTACACCAATGTGAAGCGGCTGGGCCACTGGACCCGGTCCCGCACGATCGAGGTGCGCACCCGGCGCTCCTCCGTCCACCTCGACCTGCGCTCGGCCCAGCTCCCCGAGGGCGAGATCGAGCTGCGGCTGCACAGCGAGCGCAGCACCCTCAAGCTCCTGCTCCCGGAGGACGCGGTCCTGCTCGAGTCCGAGCTGTCCCTGGTCGGACGCTGCAAGGTCAAGGACCGCGAACGGCACACCGAACACCACGGCCGCGTCGTGCGGCTCACCGGAACGCTCCAGCACGGCGAGATCCGCGTCGCCCGCGGCGGAGTGGCCACGCTCAGCGCGATGTTCTCCCGCGAGTTCCTCGACGACGCCCGCACCGCGCACCGGGACGGCACCGAACCGGTACTGCCCGACCCGGGCAAGGAGCACGCGGCACCGCGGACCGGGGCACAGCGCGAGCCGCGCACGAGCCCGCCTGCCTGAGCTCTCGAACCGCCCTCGAGCACGCCCCCGTAGCCTCCCCGCCCCGGCACCGGAAGCCGCCGGTCAGGGCTGGTGCGGCCGGTCGTCCGGACGACCGGCCGCATCGCTCGGTACCGCCCGGTACCGCCCGGCACGCGCAGGGGGCGCCCGCATGACTCCGGAGCAGGTCCAGTCCTTCTTCGCGGCGCTCGCCGCCGTCCTGGTGCTCGGCCGGCTGCTGGGCGCGGCGGCGCGCCGGCTCGGACAGCCCCCGGTGGTGGGCGAACTGCTCGCCGGGGTGCTCCTGGGGCCCACCCTGTTCGACGGCGCGGCGGCCCGCTTCCTCTTTCCGGCCGACATCCGGCCCCTGCTCGCGGCACTGGCGGACCTGGGGCTGGTGCTGTTCATGTTCATGGTCGGCTACGAGTTGGACCTGACCCGGCTGCGCGGCACCGGACGCCTCGCGGTCTCCGTGTCCCTGTGCTCGGTACTGGTGCCGCTGCTGCTGGGCGGGCTGCTGGCACTGCACCTCGCCGACCGGCACGCCACCGGCGGCCGCGCCGCGTTCGTGCTCTTCCTCGGCGCCGCGATGGCGGTCACCGCCTTCCCCGTACTGGCCCGCATCCTCGCCGACAGCGGACTGGGACGCACCCGGATCGGCGGCATCGCGCTCGCCTGCGCCGCGCTCGACGACGTCCTCGCCTGGTCCCTGCTGGCGGTCGTCGCCACCGTCGCGGGCGGCGGCGGCCAGTGGCGGATGCTGCTGGCGCCCGGCTATCTGGCCCTCATGCTGCTCGTCGTACGGCCCGGTCTGCGGTGGCTCTTCCACCGGCCCGGCACCGCGCGCCGGGCCGGCTGGCAGGGGTGGGCGCGCGACCATGTGACCGCCGACCAGCTCGTCGTGGTCCTGGCCGGTCTGCTGCTCTCGTCACTGGCCACCGCCTGGCTGGGTGCCCACTTCGCCTTCGGCGCCTTCCTGTTCGGCGCCGTGCTGCCCCGCGACACCTCCCGGCACCTGCGCCTCCAGCTCACCGACCGGCTGGAATACCTCACCCGGCTCCTGCTGCTGCCGGCCTTCTTCGTCGTCGCCGGACTCCAGGTGGACCTCTCCCGCACCGGAGTGCGCGACCTGGGCGAACTCGGGCTGATCCTGCTGACCGCGGTGACCGGCAAGTTCGCCGGCGCCTACGCGGGCGCCCGGCTCAACCGGGTGCCGCCCGTGCAGAGCGGACTGCTAGCCGCGCTGCTGAACACCCGCGGCCTGACGGAGCTCGTCATCCTGACCGTAGGACTGCAACTGGGCGTCCTGGACCGCGAGCTGTACGGCCTGCTGGTCGTCATGGCCCTGCTCACCACCGCCATGACGGGCCCGCTGCTGCAGTTACTCGGCCGCCACCGCGGCGGCCTGGCGACGCTGGGCGACTTCGCCCACCCCGCGGAGCGCCCCCGGAGCGCCCGCGCCTCCCGTACGGCCTCCCGGAAGGGCTGAGCGGGCGGTGACCTCCAGGCCGGTACCGCCCGTCCCGTCGCCCCCCGGCGGATCGCGGGCACCATGGCTCCGTCCGTCTCGCCCCTGCCAGACTGGCCGCCGAGTCGGCCTGAGACCCGGGGGGTGTCCCTATGGGTTTCGTCAACCTGTAGGGGCTGGTTGGGGGGTGTAGAAGGTGCCGTCGCGGAGCATCGCGAAGAGCACGTCGGCTCGTCGTCTGGCGAGGCAGAGGAGGGCTTGGGTGTGGTGCTTGCCCTGGGCGATCTTTTTGTCGTAGTAGGTCCTGGATCTGGGCTCGGACAGGGCGGCGAACGCGGACAGGAAGAAGGCCCGTTTGAGTTGCTTGTTTCCTCGCCGGGACGGCTGTTCGCCCCGGATCGAGGACCCCGAGCTGCGGGTCGCCGGGGCCAGGCCGGCGTAAGCGGCGAGGTGGGCGGCTGTGGGGAAGCCGCTGCCGTCGCCCACGTCGATGAGGATCCTGGCTCCGGTCCTGACGCCGATGCCGGGCATGGACGTCAGGACCCGGGAAAGAGGGTGGGCATCCAGGAGTTCCTCGATCCTGGTGGCCAGCAGTTTCCGTTGGTCGAGCACGTTCTGGAGCGAGCCGGCCAGGCTCGGGACGATGAGTGCGGCCGCGTCGGTGCCGGGAACGACAACGGTCTGTTCGTCGAGCGCGGTGAAGATGTCCTCGACGAGTCGTTCGGCCATGCGCGGGGCTTTGGGACGTATGAGGCTGATGAGCCGCCGACGGCCGGCCTTGCGGATCTGGGCCGGGGAACCGAACCGGTCGAGCAGGGTGAGGACGGCCGGGTGCTGGATGCGCGGGCCCAGGACGCGTTCGAGGTGCGGGTGGATCTGGGTGAGCAGGCCGCGGAGGCGGTTGCTGATCCTGGTCGCCTCGCCGGCGAGGTCGTCGTCGAAGCCCACGACCATCTCCAGCTCGGCGACCGCCTCGTCCTCGAGGGCGATCGCGCGGAGGGTGTGAGGCATGGAACGGGCGGCGTCCGCGATGACGAAAGCGTCGCGGGCGTCGGTCTTGGCCTCGCCGGGGTAGAGGTCGGCGATCCTCCGCATCGTCAGTCCGGGAAGGTAGGCGACCTCGCAGCCCATGTCGCGGGCGACCGCGAGGGGCAGGGCCCCGATGGAGGCCGGCTGGTCGACGGCCACGAGCACGGTGCCGTGTTTCGCGGTCAGCTTGCCGAAAACCTCGCGGAGTTTGGGTTCGCTGTTGGGCAGCCGCCGGTCGAACGCCTTCTTCCCGGCCGGGGTGACGGCGGTGGCGTGGTGTTCGCCCTTGCCGACGTCCAGGCCCAGGAAGACGCCGATGTCGCTGATGTCGATCACGTGCAGTCTCCGGTCGTCCTCGCCCGGCCTTGGCACGGCACCGATCGCCACATCCACATTACGAAGAGCCTCCCGACCTGCGAAGAAGCCGGTGGTCATGTCCCTAATCAGCGGTCTGTCGATGCCTCCGGAACTGGTGACACCACCCCCCGGGCCATACGTTCGACAGGGGGACACAGTCATGCCAGCTCCAGAGGCCGGGAGCCCCGTTGCGAGGCCACGAAAACGGTAATGGGGACAGGTGTGAATGCTGTGTGGGCGAGCGTGGTCGCAGTGGTCGGGACGCTGCTCGGGGCCCTCACCACTGGTCTGTTGCAGCGCTGGGTGTCCTCCCGTGCCGAGCACACGGCCCGGATCCAGAGACTTCAGGACGCTGCGACCAGCCTGGCGGACGCGTTGACGGACTATCGCGGGCGGCTCTACTGGGAGACACGTCTGGCCACGCAGGACGAGGGGACGCCCGAGCAGGAGGAGGCCACCCACGAGAGCTGGGCGGCCCGGTCACGGGTGAACTACGCCATCAACCGGCTGCTCCTGGCCACGCAGGACGAACGCATCCTCCGGCTCGCGACCGAGGCCCGCAACGCGACATTCGACGTGCAGACCGGCACGTGCGCGCCGCCTGACGCCCGGGAGCAGCAGTTCGCCTTCCTGGCGGCGGTCGCCGAGGCGTCGCGGAGCTGAGGAGCTGCCGGTGCGGCCGGCCGGCAGCGGCCCGCCTGCTCGGGACTCCCGTTCGACGGGCCCTTCTCAAGATCGAAAAGACAACAGCTTCGCAGGCCGGTCAGGCTCGGAGAGCACCGACGCGAGCGGCGAGGCCGCGGAGATCCGATGTCCTACGTCCGGAGAGCAGCAGGCCGGAGATGAGGGCTTGGACGGCGGGGCGTGCATGGATCTCTTGCGGGGCACAGCGTTCGGCCGCCAGAAGGCTGGAGATGCACGCGTCTCTGCGCCCCCATCGGTTGTGGGCGTGGGCGATGTCCGTATACAGGCGAGCGCGTCGCTCGGTGGTGGGCAGCGCGGCGGGGTCGATGGCGTGTGCTGCGGCCAGTGCCCGTGCCGGGTCCCCGACACTGTTCTCGGCTGAGACCAGATGCAGTTGCACGGTTGCGGGGCAGAAGCCGCCAAGGTCCCTCAGCCGGGTGTCACCAAGTCCGGAGGCGAGAGCGGCAGCTTCGGCGGTGAGCTCACGCATCCCATCCGGGTCTCCCTTCCAGGCGGCGGTGTAGGCGGCAGACTGCACCAGCAGTCCCCGCAGTGCGGTGCCCGACCGGCCGACCTCGCGCAGCTCGGGCGATTCGGCAGCGTTGAGCGCGAGGGTGAGTGCTTGGTCCTGCCACCCTGCTTTGCGTGCGAGGACGGCGAGTTGGCGTGCCGACTCGGCGACAGCGAGTGGATCCCCGGCTGCCGCCGCCAGCTGCCGGGCCCGGTCGGCGGCCATCCACCCCAGTTGCTGCTCGTCCAGCTTGACCAGGAGCCGGGTTGCGAGGAGATAGCTGCGGCCCAGCAGAGCGTGGTCCTTACCGTGGGCAGCGTGTGCTGTGCTGATGAGGCGCGGCAGGCGTACGGCGAGGCTGGCATACCCGCATGTGCGGTAGTCGCGGTGCGCGTGGTGGAGCTCGGCGATCACGTGCTCATGATTCTGGCTCGTGGCGGGGCTGCCGAGCCCGAGCATCGCGTCCCGCAGCCGTGCGACGAGGATCTCACCCATCTGAGCTTCGTGGGCCTGCGCAGGGGTCTCGCCGGGCGGACCCCCGACGTTCACCGCAGCAGCAGCAGCGCTGGCTGCGAGAAACTGCCGACGCCTCACGCTCTCACCGTCCTCCCTGCCCTTCAGCGTAGGCGCGGGAATGCGGGGATAGCGGCTGGTCGGTTCAGTGTGTCGGCCCGGCTGATGGGAGTCGGGGAGCGGGCCGGGAGCTCCGGACGGGATGTCGAGGGCGTCAGCGAAGGCTCGGAAGGCATCGACCGTCATCGGGGAGATGCCGCGCTCCAGACGCGAGAGCTGCGCGGCTGAGTACCCGGTCTTCTGGCCCAGTTGCTCCAGCGTGACGCCCTGCTCCCGTCTGATGACGCGAATCAATTGGCCCGGGGCCAAGTGCTCCCCCGATGGGGTGGACGGCAAACGGATGACCGGTCGCATCAAACCCCCCTGGTCGTGCTGCCGGAACACCCATCGTAGGAACAGAAGACGTGGTGGCGGTCACTTTTGCGTGAGATGCAAAGACCGTGCACGCCGACCCGATACCTCTCCCGATCCGCTCCCGGCTGAGGCGCAATCGGTGAGTGCGCCCCACCACCTACGGCGGGGAGCGCCCACACCTACCGCATCAGGAGGCATCGTGACCGACACATATCTGTCAGAGCTGGCTGGGCGAACCGTCTTGGTAACGGGAGGCGCTGGGTTGATCGGCAGCCGCATCACCGGTCGCCTCCGCGAACTGGGAGCCCACTGCCGCGTGCTGTGCACGCTCGACGCCTATCCCGCCCACACCTACCGGGACATCTTCGGCGTCGGCCTCGACAGCCCCGACGTCATCCGAGCAAGCATCACCGACGAGGCCGCCGTGACGCGTGCTGTTGACGGGACCGACTACATCATCCACGCCGCGGCGCTGGCTGACGTGGCAGCCTGCACCCGCCACCCGCATAACGCGATCGCCGCCAACATCTGTGGCACACAGACCGTGTTGGACGCTGCCGCCGCCAGCGACCGACTGCGCCGATTCGTGTTCGTCTCCTCTGCCAGCGTCTACGGCAACGGCGAGCCGGACAACTCTCCCCGCTGCGCCGAGTGGCGATCGATGCGGCAACTGCTGGAGTCCGTCTACGGACAGGCAGCCACGCTGTTCACCGAGGAGACGCCCCTGCGGCCCGTCTCGGTCTACGGCAGCACGAAGGCGTGGGGCGAGACCCAGACTCGGCTGATGCTGGGTGCGGTCGGTATCTCCCACACCGTCGTGCGTTACTTCTCCGTCTACGGAGAACCGCAGGTGGTCAAGGAGGACAGCCACTCATGGGTGGTCGCCTGGTTTGCCGTGCGCGCCGCTCTGGGGCTGCCGCTGTACCTGCACGGTGGTGGTCGGCAGATCCGCGACCTGGTGCATGTCGACGACGTGGCTGCCGCCACAGTACGCAGCCTGGTTGCACCGCGCGCACACAACGAAACCGTCAACGTCGGAACTGGAACGCCTACAAACGTGCGCACCGTGGCCGACCTGATTGCCGAACACTTCCCTGGCACACAGTTGCTGGAGGCTCCGATGCCTTCTGGTGACCCGCTGGGCGGCTATGCCTCACCGCACCGGCTGGCCGCGACACTGGAGTGGAAGCCCACCATCACGGTCGCCGACGGGGTGGCCCGTTATGTGCGGTGGCTGGGCAGGACCCCGGATGCGGTACCGGACTGGCTGCTCGCCGAGAGGGCTGCGAGCGCCTAGAGCACCGGAGGCCGACCGAGGCGGGTCATGCGCCAGACCGTGGCCCACCTCATCGGCTGCCGCGGCGGGCACGAGGTGCGCACGCCTTCTGCGAACCCTCCGAACCAGGCGCGGAGCCCGTCCCACGAACGCGTCCGGGCCAGAGTGAGAAGCGTCCATGCACCCAGGTAGGCGGGGACGAGTGGTGCGGGCAGGTGGCGTTTGGCCAGCCATACCCGGTTGCGGGCGACCATGCGGTGGAAGACCGCGTGCCGGGTCGGTGACGTCCACGGGTGCTGGAGCACCAGGGCGGGTTCGTAGACCACCTTCCATCCCGCGTCCAAGGCACGCCAGGCCAGGTCCGTCTCCTCGTGGGCATAGAAGAAGGCGTCGGGCCAGCCGCCGGTCTGCTCCAGCATCCGGGCCGAGAGGGCGTGCCCGCCGCCGAGGAAGGTGGTGACCGGACCGCCCCGCATCGGATCCCCGGCCCTCAGCCGCGGAACGTGACGCCGCTGGGTACGGCCGCGCTCATCGCAAATACGGAAGCTGACGATGCCCAGCCGCTCGTCCTGCTCGTACAGGGCGGCCAGGCGGGCGAAGGCGTCGCGGCTGATCAGCAGACCGTCATCGTCCAGATCCACCACCACATCGACGTCCCCGAACTCCGCCAGACAGGCAAGGGCCGTGTTCCGGCCGCCGGCCACGCCCAGGTTCTCCGTCAGCTCGAGGCCGGTCACTCCATCCTGGAGCGCGGGCAGTGGCGCCCCGTTCCCGACCACCACCACCCGCTGCGCGGGCGTCTCCTGCATGGCCACCGACTCCAGCAGTTCCATCAGTTCGGCTGGTCGGTTGCCCATCGTCAGGATGGCGACGCCGATGCGCGGACTACTCACAGATGAACGCTCCGTCTCTCGGGACTGACGCAGATGCTAACGATCCCGGGCAGCGGGCCGACCGCAAGAGAGAGGTCTTCATGCCCCGACTACGTATCGGCGACTACCTCACCGCACCCAGCGCCGGGATGCTCGCAGACACCCCGTATGCCGACATGAACGACGCAGAGCTGGCTGACTTCCTGGCATCGTGGGACGACTGGCACCGCCAGGCCCTCGCGCGACTCCCCCACCCTCACCGTATCCACCCCACTGCCGAGATCCATCGAACGGCCCTCATCGGAGAGGACGTCATCATCGGCCCCGGCGTGCGGGTGTGGGAGTTCTCCACCGTACGGTCCGGCTCGGTACTCAGCGCAGGAGTAAGCGTCGGCTTCAACTGCGAAGTCACACGGTCGTTCCTCGGTGAAGGCACGAT
It encodes the following:
- a CDS encoding NAD-dependent epimerase/dehydratase family protein — protein: MTDTYLSELAGRTVLVTGGAGLIGSRITGRLRELGAHCRVLCTLDAYPAHTYRDIFGVGLDSPDVIRASITDEAAVTRAVDGTDYIIHAAALADVAACTRHPHNAIAANICGTQTVLDAAAASDRLRRFVFVSSASVYGNGEPDNSPRCAEWRSMRQLLESVYGQAATLFTEETPLRPVSVYGSTKAWGETQTRLMLGAVGISHTVVRYFSVYGEPQVVKEDSHSWVVAWFAVRAALGLPLYLHGGGRQIRDLVHVDDVAAATVRSLVAPRAHNETVNVGTGTPTNVRTVADLIAEHFPGTQLLEAPMPSGDPLGGYASPHRLAATLEWKPTITVADGVARYVRWLGRTPDAVPDWLLAERAASA
- a CDS encoding MarR family transcriptional regulator; translation: MPHEPKEKELRQQLGAEVRALQGATDAVDAAAADRLGINRTDLHCLDVLTQRDSATPSQLGTALGLTTGSVTAMLDRLARLGYLTREPDPHDRRKSVVRATEQIQRGAGDLYGPLAQEGAALLERYSLPELELLLDFARRSRELQERHLRRLRDEAG
- a CDS encoding IS110 family transposase, whose translation is MIDISDIGVFLGLDVGKGEHHATAVTPAGKKAFDRRLPNSEPKLREVFGKLTAKHGTVLVAVDQPASIGALPLAVARDMGCEVAYLPGLTMRRIADLYPGEAKTDARDAFVIADAARSMPHTLRAIALEDEAVAELEMVVGFDDDLAGEATRISNRLRGLLTQIHPHLERVLGPRIQHPAVLTLLDRFGSPAQIRKAGRRRLISLIRPKAPRMAERLVEDIFTALDEQTVVVPGTDAAALIVPSLAGSLQNVLDQRKLLATRIEELLDAHPLSRVLTSMPGIGVRTGARILIDVGDGSGFPTAAHLAAYAGLAPATRSSGSSIRGEQPSRRGNKQLKRAFFLSAFAALSEPRSRTYYDKKIAQGKHHTQALLCLARRRADVLFAMLRDGTFYTPQPAPTG
- a CDS encoding cation:proton antiporter, translating into MTPEQVQSFFAALAAVLVLGRLLGAAARRLGQPPVVGELLAGVLLGPTLFDGAAARFLFPADIRPLLAALADLGLVLFMFMVGYELDLTRLRGTGRLAVSVSLCSVLVPLLLGGLLALHLADRHATGGRAAFVLFLGAAMAVTAFPVLARILADSGLGRTRIGGIALACAALDDVLAWSLLAVVATVAGGGGQWRMLLAPGYLALMLLVVRPGLRWLFHRPGTARRAGWQGWARDHVTADQLVVVLAGLLLSSLATAWLGAHFAFGAFLFGAVLPRDTSRHLRLQLTDRLEYLTRLLLLPAFFVVAGLQVDLSRTGVRDLGELGLILLTAVTGKFAGAYAGARLNRVPPVQSGLLAALLNTRGLTELVILTVGLQLGVLDRELYGLLVVMALLTTAMTGPLLQLLGRHRGGLATLGDFAHPAERPRSARASRTASRKG
- a CDS encoding XRE family transcriptional regulator, producing MGEILVARLRDAMLGLGSPATSQNHEHVIAELHHAHRDYRTCGYASLAVRLPRLISTAHAAHGKDHALLGRSYLLATRLLVKLDEQQLGWMAADRARQLAAAAGDPLAVAESARQLAVLARKAGWQDQALTLALNAAESPELREVGRSGTALRGLLVQSAAYTAAWKGDPDGMRELTAEAAALASGLGDTRLRDLGGFCPATVQLHLVSAENSVGDPARALAAAHAIDPAALPTTERRARLYTDIAHAHNRWGRRDACISSLLAAERCAPQEIHARPAVQALISGLLLSGRRTSDLRGLAARVGALRA
- a CDS encoding glycosyltransferase — translated: MSSPRIGVAILTMGNRPAELMELLESVAMQETPAQRVVVVGNGAPLPALQDGVTGLELTENLGVAGGRNTALACLAEFGDVDVVVDLDDDGLLISRDAFARLAALYEQDERLGIVSFRICDERGRTQRRHVPRLRAGDPMRGGPVTTFLGGGHALSARMLEQTGGWPDAFFYAHEETDLAWRALDAGWKVVYEPALVLQHPWTSPTRHAVFHRMVARNRVWLAKRHLPAPLVPAYLGAWTLLTLARTRSWDGLRAWFGGFAEGVRTSCPPRQPMRWATVWRMTRLGRPPVL